One window of Uloborus diversus isolate 005 chromosome 3, Udiv.v.3.1, whole genome shotgun sequence genomic DNA carries:
- the LOC129219405 gene encoding uncharacterized protein LOC129219405 isoform X1, with amino-acid sequence MFRSNGTEKLVKESKEQFCQELTLKFLQVEIEKNHTSLCNKRSNGTEKLVKESKEQFCQELTLKFLQAEIEKNHTSLCNKRSNGTEKLVKESKEQFCQELTLKFLQAEIEKNHTSLCNKRSNGTEKLVKESKEQFCQELTLKFLQAEIEKNHTSLCNKRSNGTEKLVKESKEQFCQELTLKFLQAEIEKNHTSLCNKRSNGTEKLVKESKEQFCQELTLKFLQAEIEKNHTSLCNKRSNGTEKLVKESKEQFCQELTLKFLQAEIEKNHTSLCNKRRADKGADSHLSLVFVTEILLRMRAP; translated from the exons ATCCAATGGGACTGAAAAGCTAGTAAAAGAAAGCAAGGAGCAGTTTTGTCAAGAATTGACATTGAAATTTCTTCaagttgaaatagaaaaaaatcatacatctttgtgcaacaaaag ATCCAATGGGACTGAAAAGCTAGTGAAAGAAAGCAAGGAGCAGTTTTGTCAAGAATTGACATTGAAATTTCTTCaagctgaaatagaaaaaaatcatacatctttgtgcaacaaaag ATCCAATGGGACTGAAAAGCTAGTAAAAGAAAGCAAGGAGCAGTTTTGTCAAGAATTGACATTGAAATTTCTTCaagctgaaatagaaaaaaatcatacatcTTTATGCAACAAAAG ATCCAATGGGACTGAAAAGCTAGTAAAAGAAAGCAAGGAGCAGTTTTGTCAAGAATTGACATTGAAATTTCTTCaagctgaaatagaaaaaaatcatacatcTTTATGCAACAAAAG ATCCAATGGGACTGAAAAGCTAGTAAAAGAAAGCAAGGAGCAGTTTTGTCAAGAATTGACATTGAAATTTCTTCaagctgaaatagaaaaaaatcatacatcTTTATGCAACAAAAG ATCCAATGGGACTGAAAAGCTAGTAAAAGAAAGCAAGGAGCAGTTTTGTCAAGAATTGACATTGAAATTTCTTCaagctgaaatagaaaaaaatcatacatcTTTATGCAACAAAAG ATCCAATGGGACTGAAAAGCTAGTAAAAGAAAGCAAGGAGCAGTTTTGTCAAGAATTGACATTGAAATTTCTTCaagctgaaatagaaaaaaatcatacatctttgtgcaacaaaag
- the LOC129219405 gene encoding uncharacterized protein LOC129219405 isoform X2 has product MFRSNGTEKLVKESKEQFCQELTLKFLQVEIEKNHTSLCNKRSNGTEKLVKESKEQFCQELTLKFLQAEIEKNHTSLCNKRSNGTEKLVKESKEQFCQELTLKFLQAEIEKNHTSLCNKRSNGTEKLVKESKEQFCQELTLKFLQAEIEKNHTSLCNKRSNGTEKLVKESKEQFCQELTLKFLQAEIEKNHTSLCNKRSNGTEKLVKESKEQFCQELTLKFLQAEIEKNHTSLCNKRSNGTEKLVKESKEQFCQELTLKFLQAEIEKNHTSLCNKSGILQAEVAIFEGLLY; this is encoded by the exons ATCCAATGGGACTGAAAAGCTAGTAAAAGAAAGCAAGGAGCAGTTTTGTCAAGAATTGACATTGAAATTTCTTCaagttgaaatagaaaaaaatcatacatctttgtgcaacaaaag ATCCAATGGGACTGAAAAGCTAGTGAAAGAAAGCAAGGAGCAGTTTTGTCAAGAATTGACATTGAAATTTCTTCaagctgaaatagaaaaaaatcatacatctttgtgcaacaaaag ATCCAATGGGACTGAAAAGCTAGTAAAAGAAAGCAAGGAGCAGTTTTGTCAAGAATTGACATTGAAATTTCTTCaagctgaaatagaaaaaaatcatacatcTTTATGCAACAAAAG ATCCAATGGGACTGAAAAGCTAGTAAAAGAAAGCAAGGAGCAGTTTTGTCAAGAATTGACATTGAAATTTCTTCaagctgaaatagaaaaaaatcatacatcTTTATGCAACAAAAG ATCCAATGGGACTGAAAAGCTAGTAAAAGAAAGCAAGGAGCAGTTTTGTCAAGAATTGACATTGAAATTTCTTCaagctgaaatagaaaaaaatcatacatcTTTATGCAACAAAAG ATCCAATGGGACTGAAAAGCTAGTAAAAGAAAGCAAGGAGCAGTTTTGTCAAGAATTGACATTGAAATTTCTTCaagctgaaatagaaaaaaatcatacatcTTTATGCAACAAAAG ATCCAATGGGACTGAAAAGCTAGTAAAAGAAAGCAAGGAGCAGTTTTGTCAAGAATTGACATTGAAATTTCTTCaagctgaaatagaaaaaaatcatacatctttgtgcaacaaaag